GGAGCCCGTCTGGACACAGATGAAGTTATATGGGATCAGGCCTGGAGGGATGGGGACAGAAGACAGAACGTGAAAGAGACAtgagacacacagagggacagaAACACAACATCAATCATTGCTAAGTTTGTTATGGTCTTACGGGTCGGGTCATAAAGAGATGGTCTCTGAATATTACATTAATAACACATTGGGACGATGAAGTAAAAGAGTGAATCAGTTTCTGCTGCTCACCGATGAagacggagaagaagaagaatgtgACAGGGATGTTGACGATGGGGGCGGACATGTTGAGGAACCAGTTAGGAGTCATGGGGAAGaacctgaggaagaggaggaagaagaacagACAGGACTGGTTCTCTTCCACCTTGGAACCAGAGCAGCAAAAGAGAAGTGGTTAATATCTATCTCCTCATACATGAACTCTGCTGCCACCCAGTGGCCATATAACCAATGTCAGTGTCGGCATCCCACAGATCAACCAATCACTCTACCAAAGCCATGACCCTTGCTGAGCAACAGCCCCACTTCTAGGTGTCAGAGCAGGTCACAGATTGCACACATACTGtcacaccgctaactagctaaccatttTCACATCGGCTAAATATACATTGGGAGGATGGATTTCACCTGTTAAACAGTGAATGGGATTGTTGCATAACTACATACCTTCCTCTGCAGCATGGAGACCTGGCCAGGGAAGAGGTTTGTGATGTAGCGCTTACCGAAGGCCTGGGAGAGGAGGTAACACATGGTGGAGCCCACAGTGGTCAGAACACAGGCTAGTACCAAGCCCTGCCATGGGCCAAACAGAGCACCTGCTAGAATGTTCTGGACAGAGAGGAATGAAAAACAATCAGAGATACAACTTACAAAAGTACCATTTGTGAAAATGCCATATCAATTGTCTTCCTTTCATGATCACACATTTCATTATGTATTTCATGTAGCTGTTGTCCTATTAATGATCAGTCGTGATTATACATTTTCTTTGTGAAATTATGTATTTAAGATAATTAAATGTACAGTTGGCCTAATGTATGTTCTATTTATAGAAAATACTAAgtattaaatataaaataaatactaTGATTACAAACATTGCCACAAAcatgttacattttttttatttattatgatGTTTATCTACAATTTCTGCTTCTGAGTATATTTTCTGCGTGCGAGTGTGTGTACCAGGAAGGAGGAACCAGGAATGGCGAAGGACTGCTTGTACAGATAGGCGCTACAGAAGAGAAGCAGAACGTATCCAGTGTGTTCTGTCTTGTAGAACTGGAGCAGCTCAGCCAGTTCCCTCAGCTCTACCAGGTCTGAGGGGAACTTCAGCCTTGAACGGAGGGATCACAACACAGATAGTATCATGAATGTTGGGGAACAAGGGGCCTGTCTGATCTGGGgttgatgatgatggagagatgaacTACAGTATACGAGTCATGGTACTCAGTGTATGATGATGAACTACAGTATACGAGTCATGGTACTCAGTGTATGATGATGGACTACAGTATACGAGTCATGGTACTCATCAGTGTATGATGATGGACTACAGTATACGAGTCATGGTACTCAGTGTATGATGATGGACTACAGTATACGAGTCATGGTACTCAGTGTATGATGATGGACTACAGTATACGAGTCATGGTACTCAGTGTATGATGATGGACTACAGTATACGAGTCATGGTACTCATCAGTGTATGATGATGGACTACAGTATACGAGTCATGGTACTCATCAGTGTGATGATGATGGACTACTCAGTGTATGATGATGGATACAGTATACGAGTCAGTCAGTGTATGATGATGGGTATACTCATCAGTGTATGATGATGGACTACAGTATACGAGTC
Above is a genomic segment from Oncorhynchus nerka isolate Pitt River linkage group LG1, Oner_Uvic_2.0, whole genome shotgun sequence containing:
- the tmem41aa gene encoding transmembrane protein 41A-A; the protein is MRSIVGLIVVITAATFYLYILSSYLPTGPRQLPPKATEDEETSDIDTNKDSGEFKEHRLKFPSDLVELRELAELLQFYKTEHTGYVLLLFCSAYLYKQSFAIPGSSFLNILAGALFGPWQGLVLACVLTTVGSTMCYLLSQAFGKRYITNLFPGQVSMLQRKVEENQSCLFFFLLFLRFFPMTPNWFLNMSAPIVNIPVTFFFFSVFIGLIPYNFICVQTGSMLSELSSLDDLFSWGKVLQLLGIACVALLPGTLIRHYSQTHLKLDGLEENNGVNKKTQ